attttagGTAGAAATAGCAACACATTAAaaaaacctagtgcacatcaaaataaaaattgaaataaGTTTTTATATATGTTTGGAACCTTAGTATCCCAAAACACCCAATTCACCCTCCCTTCACCGCTGACTGTCTTCTTCACCGCTGACTGTCTTCGACCGCGCGGCCTTCGACACCTTCGTGCCCACCGTGCTCGCGtacccgcgccggcgccgcccgacaACCAGCGCTCAAGGCGGGCCTCCTCAGGGCCGTCGCCgcgccacctcacctcgccggccgcctggCCAACGACGACCAGGGCCGGCTGTTCGTCCACGTCAACAATGAAGGCGTCCTTGTGGTGGAGGCAGCTGTGTCCGGCGACATGGCCGTCGttctcgccgccggcgtggctgCTCACGACCACTTCAGCGAGCTGTACCCACCTATCCCAGAGGTAATTAACTGCTTGATTATTTTACATGGTATCCTAACCATGTTCATGCACGTATGTGATGTTGATGTGCTATACGTACTGCCACGTGGCCACAGGAGAAGATTGGGGCGGCGGTGCTGCAAGTAAAGCTCAACCGCTTCAAGTGCGGCGGCTTCCTCATCGGCATCATCTGCCACCACCACGTCGCCGACGGCCAATCCATGAGCGCCTTCCTGACCATGTGGGTGGCGGCGGTACGAGCGGATCACAACGGTGACGACTTTGCCGCCGCCCGTTCGCCATTCCTCGACCGTGCGGCAACCGCCGTGCCCTGTAGCCCACCAATGCCGGCATACCGCTCCGTCGAGTTCAAGGGTGGCAGCGGCGCCTCCAGGTCCTACGCCGTCGTCATAGGGACGAGATCAAGAACCTAAAGGTATCTTCACGTTCCAGTGCCTCCTCGCGCACGTGTGGAAGAGGATCACGGCGGCGCGGGGCTTGAACCCGGAGACCTTCTCGCAGGTGAGGGTGGCGGTGAACTGCCGGGGCAGGGCCGACCCTCCAGTGCCGGCGGACTTCTTCGGCAACATGGTGCTATGGGCGTTCCCGAGGCTCCGGGTCGGGGACCTCCTGGGCTCGAGCTACGGCGGCGTGGTCGGCGCGATCCGCGACGCCGTGGCGCGCGTCGACGGCGGGTACATCCAGTCCTTCGTTGActtcggggcggcggcggacgccggcggggagcgggtcgcggcgacgacggcgccgccggggcaCGATGCTGTGCCCGGACCTGGAGGTGGACAGCTGGCTGGGGTTCCAGTTCCACCAGACGGACCTCGGCACCGGCCGCCGTGTGCGTTCGTGGCGCCGGACCTGCCCGTGGACGGGTTGATGGTCTTCATGCCGTCGGCCACGGCGAAGGGCGGCGTCGACCTGTTCATCGGCCTCGTCgagggtcacgtcgaggagttCCACAGAATCTGCTACTCTGGATTGATCGGTGCAGGGCCCAATCTTATATTCCGTTACTGGGCTGGTGTATGTTTTTTATTTATAGCTTCCTTTTATGTTGGTCGGTGCATCTTATAATCATCATCCAAATGTCCATATATTGTTCTTTCTTCCTACCGTTCTTCCTGTTACGAAAATCAATTTGCAAACACTTGTAAATCTTCTTTCATTTTTTCattgttttcttcttccttctttctcaaAAATAGAGGTGGAAGTTCGTGCTCCATTATTCATGGGGAGGTAGGAGGGTTTGAGGCCCTCGCACCATCTTATCCGCTATTAGTTGTAAACCCCTTGACTCAAAATTGGAGAGAGATGTATCAACACACCTCCAAAACTGTAATTGTACTGAGGTTAGAAGTTGATATGTTACCTAAATGCTAAACAATTAGTCACCTACCGTTTAGCTCTTTATTCGAACTAAATAACCAATTAAACGGGTTAAACGGACATTAACATGCTAAACAGGTGATTAAATGGACACGGCTAGGTACTGTGCAGCGTGTAAACAAGCTAATAGTCATGTAGGCGAACACCAGCACGAACTGTGCATGCCCAACGGGCTGAACTACCTAGCTATTCTACTCTAGCTATCGCATGCCCAACGGGCTGAACTGTGCATGCAACCCTGGTGGGATCCGGCGTCCTAAACTTCgggacatgtcacatcggatgtttagatattaattagaagtattaaatataatctaattataaaactaattgtacagatggagtctaattcacgagacgaatctattaagcctaattagtccatgatttgacaatgcggtgctacagtaaccatttgctaatgatggattaattagatttaatagattcatctcgcgaattagtatagaggttctgcagttagttttataattagctcatgtttaatcctcctaattggCGTCCGAACGATAGTACCCtgttgtggcggatccacttcggatctactgggtTAGACATGCTTTAgtcgcctgatatgcgacgctcatgcctaagccgagtaaatacgaagtgccgtcggatttttctccgatttaaccactttgaacaggaccggtttagcaaactcacacgaaggtgagcggttccagagagtacaacaagtccaccaagttaacGAATTAACAACTGAATTAATTAGTTtcgaaaagaacatcagagttttacaagcttTCTGAAAGCAACAGAAGgtgaaacactagcggaagcaaagcgtcggggtcggatgtccgggtgAGGCCAAcagggacatcactgatccctctcctcgccgtccgaggagggatcccactcgaccgtccagcctggcggaagctggggcggccaagcgtcagcaagagaggggtcgggagcagcagcttcacctgaaaaacaggagccacaacaaggctgagctactaagctcaacaagacttaaccgataggagtaaaactactccacacttctagacatgcagggctttcttggctgaggggtttggttgccaaaagcactaagtaaaaaccctattttcaagttttagctccggttctaggttcatttaccagtctaggtttttcaacctattctaagcaatcatggaaccaaacaagatgtgtagataaatcaacaaacatgtcatcataagatttcttatttactcagggtgacatagcgatcaagcaatctcaaactgtgagaggtagatgaatcgattcgagttctttaaccatgcatggtgaacctagcctcacgacatccgcgcacccggagatcgcttcctgtgtcggccttccccatcaatcccctaacccgtgtcgggcccatttcctttggtgcaaggttccacaaacccggcctctgccgttctgtgaccacgcatgccaccacgtgcgacatccagcagcaggggaaactccgttccaagaacaatggggcgaccgctcacgtctaggttcaatccggtactaggcttcctcatcccatactaagtatgaggctagtactttcaaacacttgatcacgaacaccaccactgtcaggccttagcaagtttttcatagacagacgggacaaccatccgaccaccaaagagttaccaaaaccctgccccgtccatcgtccttatagttgtaacagaaaggtagacatgcaactcctacaactcgcgagtgacagggaatcactcggcttttaccgcctCCTAGTTAAGCGGTGCAACTACTcgatccaacagctagtgctcagatcatggggataactaagtcatgcatctagggtttcaaacaactcctatacgtaaatgcacaaacatattacagaaggcatgcgcaagtttggtaaaacacgcagggttttcatgcaaccggggcttgccttcgagcaaggaggaagagaactgctcgacttcgggggcaacttcggcttcagcgggcaagAACTctgctacagcttcgtcttctggcgccgggtgtagttcgtagaagccgtcggcgaggcgcagctctacacgaatgcaatgcaagagttagcatagacggttatatcaatagcaacacttgctcgtctgagcccagaaactcgcgacaaagagcaggagggtgggaagattcgagagagctggtgaagatcaagaggcaagggtcagaaaggaacttatgatctgatccttgaactagaggatgtggtataatagggatcctcagacgcaagcgctgaagggttcctaagttttacacatacaccctcgggttgaagaaaaagatcacagccgagccctcgggcgaggcggataagggttggcgggacagacagggtcgggcgagacggaacaggggtcgggcgggtaagaggggtcgggcgaagcggactggggtcggcagcttaccttcttcctgaaaggaaggcttggggtcgggaagaggcagacttgggcggagggactaaggctttgggcaacggctaagaccgaaaatgctccggcggcggcgacgcttcttgcggatcacaagtaagcttctacgcagcacggaggagcaagcggctgggtgacttggggAAAACTGAGGGGAGCTGAGggaagagttcctcaagaacttggcgtgtggcgctaggagctcgagcagggagcaagagaatggctgaaggcaacaatggcggagggaacttcgGCGGGCTTGTGTACTCCtctttatagctgctggaacgggaagggaagcggcgcgggagagagagaaggggagcggcgcgaaggccggggagaagcaatggagtgctctgccggggcggcgattgagcgacgagggcggtggtgcaggactcggggatgacgccagtggtcattgggttctgccgtcagggcggcgcaggagcggatatgccggtggttgagatttggcggaggcgggcgtcgtcgtgtggaagatttgatagaagcggccggtttaacggcgctcgaatcgagggcgcacaggtgagaagataggcagGCTGCTGCtacgcgggcgagcgcgaagcaacactctgtcggggcggaaaaggagctgtcgctgccatggtcggggttggcggaggaggaatcgtcgggtagcgaagaccgggcggcgcgactgtgttcgaagtgacgaaaaagacgggcgacatcgggctctgcggccgggatctggcggtgtgatgatgggcgcgggaggcgaggctctgcagaaaggtggcagaggggcttccgacgccattggggaagggggcgcgaggatccactcggtcgcgagccagagacaaaactgagcggcggcgtcggagaagatgagccacgcggcgggaaggctctgaagcgggcatgcaactcgagtgcacctgtcgcggaagatctggggaaaaagatctcgcgggtccaccggcgGATAGAACGGGCGTTTGAGGAAGACTTAGAGGGATTCGACGGTGAGCTGAgttcgccggggtcgggatcggagcgaagcgagtaggggtcgggtctcaggggtcgggaccggttggaaggttgaacacttaggcctGGACAACTTAAGATAGGGGAtcagggctccgattaagattaacttgggaGATTAGGGTCCGGTCGTCACAcctgtatccaaacatcccacaaggttaaaaaaaatgtagatACATCCAACAGTCCCCAGGTCGGCCCAGATGCTTCCAGGCCATGGCCAACCCCATCACGGCACCACCTCCCACGGACCCACCGGTCAATGGCGGGCGGGGACAAAAATATCTAGCCTGGCCCCACACGCATAGACACGTCCCGATCCAAcccaccacctccacccccTCCTTCCTCGTCCACCCCTCCCTCGCCTGTCGCCTCACCCTAGGATTCGCCCGCccagccacgccgccgccatgatgccgcagcagcagcccggcGTCGCCCCTCCTCCCCCGCAGTCCGCCCCGGGCGCGCCGCCGCACTGGGGCGGcatcccgccgccgatgccCCCGCAGCACCagtacgcgccgccgccgccgccgcagcaggccccgcccccgccgcagaTGTGGGGCcaggcgcccccgccgccgcatcaGGCACCGTACGGCCAggcgcctcccccgccgcaCCAGGCCGCGTACGGCCAggcgcctcccccgccgcaGGCCGGCTACTACGGGGCgccacccgcgccggcccccgtggcggccgcggccgccgggcccAACGAGGTCAGGACGCTCTGGATCGGGGACCTGCAGTACTGGATGGACGAGAACTACATCTACGGGTGCTTCGCGGCCACGGGGGAGGTACGCGCTTCTCGGTCCCTGCGTCGGAAATCGGAATCTGCCGCGTGCCGCCCGTGGCTTGCTTCGATTCGTTTGATTTGGAACCCTTGATACTTGTTTTTCCATACTCCTATTGGGTGCAGGTGCCAATAGCTTTGCCTATCGTTGTAGGATTATTAGAGTCTGATGCAATATGAGAGGGATTGTGAATTCAGATTTCATGCTATATAACTGTGAATTCTTAGGGTTTGAGTATGATGTTATTGGTGTTTATTGCGGATTTAGAATTTCTGCCCATGTATGTATCTGACTGATGGTATATGGCACTAACCGCGTGTAgcataaaaaaaatctgaattCACAGAAATTGAAGAGAACTGTTTCCGTAGAAGCATTGATGCTTGTTTCCATGGTTAGTTAAAACGAAACTGTACCGGTGCTGTGATCATCATGTTTGCAATTTTGCATTGCATTACTATTTTAATGGGATGGTTGATTGATTCAAGAATGTTTGTGTTACCACCATACAAAGTGATTATCGGCTTATTGTTGTATTTTTCACACCGTTATTTGGCTTCTGTCCATAGGAGTATGCTGATCTTCTGTTTGTCTTGAATTTATAGGTACAATCTGTGAAGCTTATCCGTGACAAGCATACTGGACAGCTTCAGGGCTATGGTTTTGTTGAATTCATGACCCGTGCCACCGCTGAAAAAGTTCTTCAGACTTACAATGGGACAATGATGCCCAATGTTGAGTTGCCATTCCGATTGAATTGGGCCAGTGCTGGTGAAAAACGTGATGACTCCCCTGATTACACAATTTTTGTTGGTGACTTGGCTGCTGATGTTACGGATTACATATTACAAGAGACATTCAGGGTGCATTATCCTTCGGTCAAGGGTGCAAAGGTTGTCACGGACAAACTAACTATGCGTCCAAAGGGTTATGGCTTTGTGAAATTCGGTGATCCTAATGAGCAAGCTCGTGCAATGACTGAAATGAATGGGATGCTCTGTTCTTCAAGACCCATGCGTATTGGACCAGCTGCTAATAAGAAAGCCACAGGAGTTCAAGAAAAAGGTAAGGAATAATACTAGTTGAATTTATCTTGTTGTAGCTGCATTTTATATTTGCATTGCACTTGCATAATCACATTTGACCTAtagcttatttcatgtatcgaTTTTATTACTGTGCTGTGTTTGCGGTTACTTGCTATACTTCAATTTCTGTGGTTGTTCCAAATGTATTGAAGCTTGGCTGCAGTCCTTGAACAAGTCAATAGCTCCACAGCATTTCGTTCCTGAATTCGGATCATTTGATACATTAGGATTCTGATGAAATACTCATGAAACTCCTATTGTCTGGAAGCAGGATGCCACGAGGCTCTTCATATAGGAGCCTTGGAACTGACTTGAGCTGCAATGCATGTCTTGTGTAATGCGTGGCCTCTGTTAGGTCAGTGTTAATCGTTTATGTCCTAAATTTGATCTCGGTTCCTTCGATATCTACTTTATGTCTTAGTTTTTTCCCTTCCTGCCACAGTCCAGTACTCCagttatttctttctttcttttacgaAATCTGTTATCTGTTACTCAATTAAGAACGTTTGCTTTTTATTTCCTTCCTGCCACAATCCATTTAATTCCTTCTGTTCTTTTATTAAAGCTATTACTTAAGTACCGTACTACCCAAATGTTCTAAGTTGAGATGCTTCTGTATAGTACTTAAGCGGATGGGGAGCCTGCACTTACTTTCATATATGGGTTCACGTTTTCTACATTTTCCTTTCCGTAACATTTTTCCGGCATATCCATAAACATCTTTTAGGGGAAGATTTCACATTGAACCCTTTGGTAAACTTCCATTTGACGTTACCTTATCATTTCTTTTCATAGATCCAATTTACTTCTATGACTTCTCAGTATCAATATCATTATCATGTGTTCAACAAATGTACCATTTTTCATGCTATGCCTATCCATTGGCAATGCTTCTTTGCAGAAGCTTTCAGGTTACTTTTGAAGGAAGGAGCTTTGATGTGAGATGTCAATAGGTTAAACCTTTTCACAATATGTGTAGTTCCTGGACATCCTAAGTAGTCCCATGTTCCTTCTAAATAAGCATGCTGAGGCCCCATCTGCTAGCTTCTGTTACAAAGTAGCTCAAGGGAGATTCTAGAGTTCAGTATGTACAAGTCCAGTGTGCACATATgaataggaaaaagaaaagttctAGAAAACACTAAAAGCGCTGACATTTTGTTTGCTAACCTTTATTGCCTTACATTCCTTTTGTCGTTTTTGTTAGCTCGTTGATAGTAGTGATTTTATTGGTTTGTAATCCTGAGATTTGGGGGGTCACATTCTGCATGTGGAAGTCAGTTGCCTTAATGACAGCCATGTCAACTGG
The genomic region above belongs to Setaria italica strain Yugu1 chromosome VI, Setaria_italica_v2.0, whole genome shotgun sequence and contains:
- the LOC101753572 gene encoding LOW QUALITY PROTEIN: tryptamine benzoyltransferase 1-like (The sequence of the model RefSeq protein was modified relative to this genomic sequence to represent the inferred CDS: inserted 3 bases in 3 codons; deleted 2 bases in 2 codons), giving the protein MLKPAYSTPHPLALREAPLTVFDRAAFDTFVPTVLAYRAGAARQPALKAGLLRAVAAPPHLAGRLANDDQGRLFVHVNNEGVLVVEAAVSGDMAVVLAAGVAAHDHFSELYPPIPEEKIGAAVLQVKLNRFKCGGFLIGIICHHHVADGQSMSAFLTMWVAAVRADHNGDDFAAARSPFLDRAATAVPCSPPMPAYRSVEFKGGSGASRSYAVVXRDEIKNLKVSXTFQCLLAHVWKRITAARGLNPETFSQVRVAVNCRGRADPPVPADFFGNMVLWAFPRLRVGDLLGSSYGGVVGAIRDAVARVDGGYIQSFVDFGAAADAGGERVAATTARRGTMLCPDLEVDSWLGFQFHQTDLGTGXPCAFVAPDLPVDGLMVFMPSATAKGGVDLFIGLVEGHVEEFHRICYSGLIGAGPNLIFRYWAGVIKWTRLGTVQRVNKLIVM
- the LOC101782192 gene encoding polyadenylate-binding protein RBP45, which codes for MMPQQQPGVAPPPPQSAPGAPPHWGGIPPPMPPQHQYAPPPPPQQAPPPPQMWGQAPPPPHQAPYGQAPPPPHQAAYGQAPPPPQAGYYGAPPAPAPVAAAAAGPNEVRTLWIGDLQYWMDENYIYGCFAATGEVQSVKLIRDKHTGQLQGYGFVEFMTRATAEKVLQTYNGTMMPNVELPFRLNWASAGEKRDDSPDYTIFVGDLAADVTDYILQETFRVHYPSVKGAKVVTDKLTMRPKGYGFVKFGDPNEQARAMTEMNGMLCSSRPMRIGPAANKKATGVQEKVPSAQGVQSDSDPNNTTIFVGGLDPNVTEDVLKQVFAPYGEVVHVKIPVGKRCGFVQYANRSSAEEALVILQGTLIGGQNVRLSWGRSPSNKQVQPQQDPNQWAAGANAAGYYGYGQGYEAYGYPQSQDPNAFGYGAGAYAGYPNYQQQPVAQQPQQQQ